In one Corallococcus sp. EGB genomic region, the following are encoded:
- a CDS encoding acyl-CoA desaturase has protein sequence MNTAPLRFQLSPVIVGYMVVVHGLAALAFFLPWPPYALPVALAVYVSIGLGTTVGLHRLLCHRAFACPRWVEYALVTVAMLTAQGSPLLWAANHRLHHANADAEGDVHSPVHGFWYAHMGWILNEASTEEDGWRTWCRDMAHDRYYHWLLRYRIAPQVLAVLFVGLTFGWRAVPAYFFLPVVCWMQSTYAVNSVCHAAFGQRAHDTRDHSRNVWWVSVLALGEGWHNNHHAFPASARHGWVWWQWDPGWLFIRALQVLGLAWDVRLPSRLRSGPAA, from the coding sequence ATGAACACCGCGCCGCTCCGCTTCCAGCTCAGTCCCGTCATCGTCGGTTACATGGTCGTGGTCCACGGGCTGGCCGCGCTCGCGTTCTTCCTGCCCTGGCCGCCGTACGCGCTGCCGGTGGCGCTGGCCGTGTACGTGTCCATTGGCCTGGGCACGACGGTGGGGCTGCACCGGCTGCTGTGCCACCGCGCCTTCGCGTGCCCCCGCTGGGTGGAGTACGCGCTGGTCACGGTGGCCATGCTCACCGCCCAGGGCAGCCCGCTGCTGTGGGCCGCCAACCACCGGCTGCACCACGCGAATGCGGACGCGGAAGGGGACGTGCACTCGCCGGTGCACGGCTTCTGGTACGCGCACATGGGGTGGATCCTCAACGAGGCCTCCACGGAGGAGGACGGCTGGCGCACCTGGTGCCGCGACATGGCCCATGATCGCTACTACCACTGGCTCCTGCGCTACCGCATCGCGCCGCAGGTGCTGGCGGTGCTCTTCGTGGGGCTGACGTTCGGCTGGCGCGCGGTGCCCGCGTACTTCTTCCTCCCGGTGGTGTGCTGGATGCAGAGCACCTACGCGGTGAACTCCGTGTGCCACGCGGCGTTCGGTCAGCGCGCCCACGACACGCGCGACCACAGCCGCAACGTGTGGTGGGTGAGCGTGCTCGCATTGGGCGAGGGCTGGCACAACAACCACCACGCCTTCCCCGCGTCCGCGCGGCACGGGTGGGTGTGGTGGCAGTGGGACCCGGGCTGGCTCTTCATCCGCGCGCTCCAGGTCCTGGGGCTGGCGTGGGACGTGCGCCTGCCATCCCGGCTCAGGTCAGGACCTGCGGCGTGA
- a CDS encoding AAA family ATPase: MSSPQPIDPAVAMLAPYMPAAILARLQRHEADALPRTEGVRGAILLLDIAGFTPIVVGLSGAGPRGIDALQRLLTNYYTEMIDVVRDHGGDIYQFAGDSILACFEAEPEEADADVVQRAAVCALHVQRRLARFARLELLGQRFGVSSRIGIGFGEATRIVMGATGLWMHPALVGEPLAQAVAAEKQAAVSEVVLSPRAWAALPEAVRRGEPREGGNHRLAADARLESVRRPLPAPTGGAELVGRCALLLHPVLFTKITTAHQEFAGDFRDVTCFFVRFTHARADADPDAFTRDLNAYYEYVQRESAHHGGVLLMTDFTDKGNVLYVLFGAPTAQQNKEVLACRLACKLLKAREQFPFLDELQIGIATGHAYCGDMGSPTRKGYSALGEVVNIAARLMTHGGRQGGVHLCSHTQARSQQGGFATEFVEDAKLKGVSRSVPVYRLSGETRRSLFIKGRGDIIGRGRELDMLRESLDAAFAGQGRVCMVSGEAGIGKSRLGARVLEDAEEGGARALYGVCYSYEAFTPFFPWKEVLLQAFGLLDSDDTEAQLTRLRQGLDGLEDVGPEWIPVVAGILGMSLEETSTTARMDARRRQQKVFQIVFQLLEKLSRSQPVLLFFEDLHWADYISLDLLQYVAGRVGSHRIMVLATMRPGEQLKGLRELPEFRPVDLVSLDDADTRALLRVHLRLSPPDVALEDRLLAKVQGNPFFIESIVEGLAEQGYLGPVEPGASRMELKRGLQDLLLPDSIQDVVLSRIDLLSETEKLVVKVASVIGRIFTLDGVAALVPTLGHRVLREAMDTLQRLGLILLETEEPYTCLFKHIVIRDVAYNTLLVSAREDLHRRLARYLEVRASDNLAGSAGLLAFHFLAGNVEDKGLEYTLMAARSARAQYANDDALYHYNRGLELLGTVVPVDPEVTLLQTRRVMQELAETLLQAGHYANAILMFEQCLVDEEEVQRQAELHLGLGRAHQEKGESALATQHLEKSLVLRGRSLPGSLPALGLRTLANLLLRGLASLLPFILRPLPAARLGNYLQQLSTLNSLIRIYYFADITKLTWATLVSTNMAERSRNDYAISLARGYYGTLLFGAGLLKRARYHCEKALEYARRSKDPVAEGLALSRLGIQAFFANELQRAREFQEEAVSTLRQVGERWERQTSLMMQATGEFLHSRFRAAVALYEQMGAIGEELNALMHQGWAHSWAPMCRYLLGEGDVGELCAELEQGLRISVEVADLANQCASLNHLANVTVREHQVEEAALVAVRCFKSIWSYQVMVPFLQVGLVDAAEAALFALEEGATVVPRRKLSRIVRLSCIKARLIARLYPYLKGPALRVTARSLALRKGPKAAEPVFLEAIAVLERSPNRWETGVAYFDAAVALPHRREAFLARARAIFTEVEARAELRRMDRFESTLRAPPSPAFAPPPARDARVM; the protein is encoded by the coding sequence ATGTCCTCCCCGCAGCCCATCGATCCCGCCGTCGCGATGCTGGCGCCCTACATGCCGGCGGCCATCCTCGCGCGGCTCCAGCGCCACGAGGCGGACGCGCTGCCTCGGACCGAAGGCGTGCGGGGCGCCATCCTGCTCCTGGACATCGCGGGCTTCACGCCCATCGTGGTGGGGCTGAGCGGCGCGGGGCCACGCGGCATCGACGCGCTCCAGCGCCTGCTGACGAACTACTACACGGAGATGATCGACGTGGTCCGAGACCACGGCGGGGACATCTACCAGTTCGCCGGCGACTCCATCCTCGCGTGCTTCGAGGCCGAGCCCGAGGAGGCGGACGCGGACGTGGTGCAGCGCGCGGCGGTGTGCGCGCTGCACGTGCAGCGCAGGCTCGCGCGCTTCGCCCGGCTGGAGCTGTTGGGGCAGCGCTTCGGCGTGTCGTCGCGCATCGGCATCGGGTTCGGTGAGGCCACGCGCATCGTGATGGGCGCCACCGGCCTGTGGATGCACCCGGCGCTCGTGGGCGAGCCGCTGGCGCAGGCGGTGGCCGCGGAGAAGCAGGCCGCCGTGTCGGAGGTCGTGCTGAGCCCCCGCGCCTGGGCGGCCCTGCCGGAGGCCGTGCGCAGGGGCGAGCCCCGCGAGGGCGGCAACCACCGGCTGGCGGCGGACGCGCGGCTGGAGTCGGTGAGGCGCCCGCTGCCCGCGCCCACGGGCGGAGCGGAGTTGGTGGGCCGGTGCGCGCTGCTCCTGCACCCGGTGCTCTTCACGAAGATCACCACCGCGCACCAGGAGTTCGCGGGCGACTTCCGCGACGTCACCTGCTTCTTCGTGCGCTTCACGCACGCGCGGGCGGACGCGGATCCGGACGCCTTCACCCGCGACCTCAACGCCTATTACGAATACGTCCAGCGCGAGAGCGCCCACCACGGCGGCGTGCTGCTGATGACGGACTTCACGGACAAGGGCAACGTGCTCTACGTCCTCTTCGGCGCGCCCACCGCCCAGCAGAACAAGGAGGTGCTGGCGTGCCGGCTGGCCTGCAAGCTGCTCAAGGCCCGCGAGCAGTTCCCCTTCCTGGATGAGCTGCAGATCGGCATCGCCACCGGCCACGCCTACTGCGGGGACATGGGCTCGCCCACGCGCAAGGGGTACTCGGCGCTGGGCGAGGTGGTGAACATCGCCGCGCGCCTGATGACGCACGGCGGACGCCAGGGCGGCGTGCACCTGTGCTCCCACACCCAGGCGAGATCACAGCAGGGCGGCTTCGCCACCGAGTTCGTGGAGGACGCGAAGCTGAAGGGCGTCTCGCGCTCGGTGCCGGTGTACCGGCTCTCGGGCGAGACGCGCCGCAGCCTCTTCATCAAGGGCCGGGGTGACATCATCGGCCGTGGCCGCGAGCTCGACATGCTGCGCGAGTCGCTCGACGCGGCCTTCGCGGGCCAGGGCCGCGTGTGCATGGTGTCCGGAGAGGCGGGCATCGGCAAGTCGCGCCTGGGCGCGCGCGTGCTGGAGGACGCGGAGGAGGGCGGCGCGCGGGCGCTGTACGGCGTCTGCTACTCCTACGAGGCCTTCACCCCGTTCTTCCCCTGGAAGGAGGTGCTCCTCCAGGCGTTCGGGCTGCTCGACTCGGATGACACCGAGGCGCAGCTGACGCGCCTGCGCCAGGGGCTGGACGGGCTGGAGGACGTGGGGCCGGAGTGGATCCCCGTGGTCGCGGGCATCCTCGGCATGTCCCTGGAGGAGACGTCCACCACGGCGCGGATGGACGCGCGGCGCAGGCAGCAGAAGGTGTTCCAGATCGTCTTCCAGCTGCTGGAGAAGCTCAGCCGCTCGCAGCCGGTGCTGCTCTTCTTCGAGGACCTGCACTGGGCGGACTACATCTCCCTGGACCTGCTGCAGTACGTGGCGGGGCGCGTGGGCTCGCACCGCATCATGGTGCTGGCGACGATGCGCCCGGGAGAGCAGCTCAAGGGCCTGCGCGAGCTGCCGGAGTTCCGTCCGGTGGACCTGGTGAGCCTGGACGACGCGGACACGCGGGCGCTCTTGCGCGTGCACCTGCGCCTGTCGCCGCCGGACGTGGCGCTGGAGGACCGGCTGCTCGCGAAGGTGCAGGGCAACCCGTTCTTCATCGAATCCATCGTGGAGGGGCTGGCGGAGCAGGGCTACCTGGGGCCGGTGGAGCCCGGCGCCTCGCGGATGGAGCTGAAGCGGGGCCTGCAGGACCTCCTCCTCCCGGACTCCATCCAGGACGTGGTGCTGTCGCGCATCGACCTGCTCAGCGAGACGGAGAAGCTGGTGGTGAAGGTGGCGTCCGTCATCGGGCGCATCTTCACGCTGGATGGCGTGGCGGCGCTGGTGCCCACCCTGGGCCACCGCGTCCTGCGCGAGGCCATGGACACGCTCCAGCGCCTGGGCCTCATCCTCCTGGAGACGGAGGAGCCGTACACCTGCCTCTTCAAGCACATCGTCATCCGCGACGTGGCCTACAACACGCTGCTGGTGTCGGCGCGCGAGGACCTGCACCGCCGGCTCGCGCGCTACCTGGAGGTCCGCGCCAGCGACAACCTCGCGGGCTCCGCGGGGCTGCTCGCGTTCCACTTCCTCGCGGGCAACGTGGAGGACAAGGGCCTGGAGTACACGCTGATGGCGGCCCGCAGCGCGCGGGCGCAGTACGCGAACGATGACGCGCTCTACCACTACAACCGCGGCCTGGAGCTCCTGGGCACCGTCGTCCCGGTGGACCCGGAGGTGACGCTGCTGCAGACGCGCCGGGTGATGCAGGAGCTGGCGGAGACGCTGCTGCAGGCGGGCCACTACGCCAACGCCATCCTGATGTTCGAGCAGTGCCTGGTGGACGAGGAGGAGGTCCAGCGCCAGGCGGAGCTGCACCTGGGGCTGGGCCGCGCGCACCAGGAGAAGGGCGAGTCCGCGCTCGCCACGCAGCACCTGGAGAAGTCGCTGGTGCTGCGGGGGCGCAGCCTTCCGGGGAGCCTGCCCGCGCTGGGGCTGCGCACGCTGGCGAACCTGCTGCTGCGGGGGCTCGCGTCGCTGCTGCCGTTCATCCTGCGGCCGCTGCCGGCGGCGCGGCTGGGCAACTACCTGCAGCAGCTGTCCACGCTCAACTCGCTCATCCGCATCTACTACTTCGCGGACATCACCAAGCTCACCTGGGCGACGCTGGTGTCCACCAACATGGCGGAGCGCTCGCGCAACGACTACGCCATCAGCCTGGCGCGCGGCTACTACGGCACGCTGCTGTTCGGCGCGGGCCTGCTCAAGCGCGCGCGCTACCACTGTGAGAAGGCGCTGGAGTACGCGCGGCGCTCCAAGGACCCGGTGGCGGAGGGGCTCGCGCTCAGCCGCCTGGGCATCCAGGCCTTCTTCGCCAACGAGCTGCAGCGCGCGCGGGAGTTCCAGGAGGAGGCCGTCTCCACGCTGCGCCAGGTGGGCGAGCGCTGGGAGCGCCAGACGTCCCTGATGATGCAGGCCACGGGCGAGTTCCTCCACTCGCGCTTCCGCGCCGCCGTCGCGCTCTACGAGCAGATGGGCGCCATTGGCGAGGAGCTCAACGCGCTGATGCACCAGGGCTGGGCGCACTCGTGGGCGCCCATGTGCCGCTACCTGCTGGGCGAAGGGGACGTGGGCGAACTGTGCGCGGAGCTGGAGCAGGGCCTGCGCATCAGCGTGGAGGTGGCGGACCTGGCCAACCAGTGCGCCAGCCTCAACCACCTGGCCAACGTCACGGTGCGCGAGCACCAGGTGGAGGAGGCGGCGCTCGTCGCGGTGCGCTGCTTCAAGAGCATCTGGAGCTACCAGGTGATGGTGCCCTTCCTCCAGGTGGGGCTGGTGGACGCGGCGGAGGCGGCCCTCTTCGCGCTGGAGGAGGGCGCCACGGTGGTGCCGCGCAGGAAGCTGTCGAGGATCGTCCGGCTGTCCTGCATCAAGGCGCGCCTCATCGCCCGGCTCTACCCGTACCTGAAGGGCCCGGCGCTGCGCGTGACGGCGCGCTCGCTGGCGCTGCGCAAGGGGCCGAAGGCCGCGGAGCCGGTGTTCCTGGAGGCCATCGCCGTCCTGGAGAGGAGCCCCAACCGCTGGGAGACGGGCGTGGCCTACTTCGACGCGGCGGTGGCCCTGCCGCACCGGCGCGAGGCCTTCCTCGCCCGTGCGCGCGCCATCTTCACGGAGGTGGAGGCCCGCGCGGAGCTGCGGCGCATGGACCGCTTCGAGTCCACCCTGCGGGCCCCACCCAGCCCGGCGTTCGCGCCGCCCCCGGCCCGTGACGCGCGCGTGATGTGA
- a CDS encoding molybdenum cofactor carrier protein: MRRHRRIIGVFGSGRATHEEWVVPLARWIAEAGFDLLTGAGGGVMSAAAGAFVQVEGRRGAAIGIIPGTVGADGRYQPRPGYPNTDIEIPIYTHLPLSGEQGTDPMSRNHINVLTPHALVALPGGAGTVAEAVLALRYGKPLILHGPPEVFRRFPAEAERTTSLERVAEFLLAATR, encoded by the coding sequence ATGCGCAGACACCGCCGCATCATCGGAGTGTTCGGCTCCGGCAGGGCGACACACGAGGAGTGGGTCGTTCCCCTGGCGCGGTGGATCGCCGAGGCCGGCTTCGACCTGCTCACCGGCGCGGGCGGCGGCGTCATGAGCGCCGCGGCGGGGGCCTTCGTGCAGGTGGAGGGACGGCGGGGGGCGGCCATCGGCATCATCCCCGGCACCGTGGGGGCGGACGGCCGCTACCAGCCCCGGCCCGGCTACCCGAACACGGACATCGAGATCCCCATCTACACGCACCTGCCGCTCAGCGGGGAGCAGGGCACGGACCCCATGAGCCGCAACCACATCAACGTGCTGACGCCGCACGCGCTGGTGGCGCTGCCCGGAGGGGCCGGCACCGTCGCGGAGGCCGTCCTGGCGCTGCGCTATGGCAAGCCGCTCATCCTGCACGGGCCACCGGAGGTGTTCCGGCGCTTCCCGGCCGAGGCCGAGCGCACCACCTCCCTGGAGCGGGTGGCCGAGTTCCTCCTCGCCGCCACGCGCTAG
- a CDS encoding serine/threonine-protein kinase — MESQTSNASITSLRVGSLTHVRVAGVIDETFPLTSTSKGLQGLVVVDLGLVERISSFGVRRWIEFAGHPPQGVSGLYVVNAPPVVVDQLNMVEGFAGVARVLSMLAPYTCRFCKEDRLRLVRLVEEAKVLEQGGAPPHQCPVCAQPLEFADEPTEFFDFARRQQFSAVDPAVLRYLRSGIPSEPSELASHLKIIQDDITFITLASTLKGDLNVRRLASGLEGRVAFDCCHVSVVEPEALPRIEQVLEVASQGAQVVLCRVPPPLLSVLAKSTKALPAKLATLWLPCDCRNCGQVTHQRIQTSEYLEVLRAKGTMERVCPVCGGTARAPALAQFQGLLARTPLTDKPLDDIEALEQRALSQYLFGSTNQDPGARGTSPTDTHSGGARLQIIRRLGQGGMAEVFLAKQQGVKGFEKFVVMKKILAQFAENPEFVDMLFAEARANARLTHPNVVQTFDVGVTDGVAYILMEYVRGPDLKRLITELRRKGMALPLEHALRIVAEVAAGLHYAHSYVDPSGTAHPVVHRDVSPHNVLVSLDGAIKLSDFGIAKVQGEEHTQAGVIKGKISYLSPEAASGRPLDWRNDVFALGVVLFELLTGQLPFRRDHDAATLAAIVREPAPVPSQLRPHIPQDVSDLILRALVKDPARRTPSAAAMREEIEAVIAHHRLSSSPASVAQFFKEALGDRLTEYAPSSISGSGTGSNPRALMPGTGSHSRNLGTGSGSGSDMRAPSDLSRPPARGGSGSMPRMEPPPVAAPPEPADRGTEVVSVADPTRPPAAPPVAAPAQRPSRPAAPAPGSSLPPPTAVRPAASANVPTRVGPPPQRPSVSVPSVAPLTSAPPPPPPAAMSVQPGGTHAQYAAPPAPQPGTPSPPPTGTHAAYPPPGAAPPQPVAAPPLPPVTPIATPVRPPVAPVAAPPAPVHAVASTAQAPAATAGGKGLTPGQRKGLIVGGVGLVLAGLALVFLLPKGGVEVRNAQEGERVYLSGVLLDPNSGLPEDPSGWLVSTAVDGKLHRFGKVPKSEHIDLRTLADAAPQADARGTLSVTGAQGCRVSLGSQVLEGQTPLSSQMPAGREFEVRVTCGGKPDVVRWVMAVPGQGVALDVP, encoded by the coding sequence GTGGAGAGCCAAACTTCCAATGCCAGCATCACCTCCCTGCGCGTGGGCAGTCTGACCCACGTGCGCGTGGCCGGGGTGATCGACGAAACCTTCCCCCTCACGTCCACCTCCAAGGGCCTCCAGGGCCTGGTGGTGGTGGACCTGGGCCTGGTGGAGCGCATCAGCTCCTTCGGCGTGCGCCGGTGGATCGAGTTCGCCGGCCACCCGCCGCAGGGCGTGTCGGGGCTGTACGTCGTCAACGCGCCGCCGGTGGTGGTGGATCAGCTCAACATGGTGGAGGGCTTCGCGGGCGTCGCGCGCGTGCTCTCCATGCTGGCGCCGTACACGTGCCGCTTCTGCAAGGAGGACCGGCTGCGGCTGGTGCGCCTGGTGGAGGAGGCGAAGGTGCTGGAGCAGGGCGGAGCCCCGCCGCACCAGTGCCCGGTGTGCGCCCAGCCGCTGGAGTTCGCGGACGAGCCCACGGAGTTCTTCGACTTCGCGCGCCGCCAGCAGTTCTCCGCGGTGGACCCGGCGGTGCTGCGCTACCTGCGCTCGGGCATCCCGTCAGAGCCGTCCGAGCTCGCGTCGCACCTGAAGATCATCCAGGACGACATCACCTTCATCACCCTGGCCAGCACGCTCAAGGGCGACCTCAACGTGCGCCGGCTGGCGTCCGGCCTGGAGGGGCGCGTCGCCTTCGACTGCTGCCACGTGAGCGTGGTGGAGCCGGAGGCGCTGCCGCGCATCGAACAGGTGCTGGAGGTCGCGTCCCAGGGCGCCCAGGTGGTCCTCTGCCGCGTGCCGCCGCCGCTCCTGAGCGTCCTGGCGAAGTCCACCAAGGCGCTCCCGGCGAAGCTGGCCACGCTGTGGCTGCCGTGCGACTGCCGCAACTGCGGCCAGGTCACCCACCAGCGCATCCAGACCTCCGAGTACCTGGAGGTCCTTCGCGCCAAGGGCACCATGGAGCGCGTGTGCCCCGTCTGCGGCGGCACCGCCCGGGCCCCGGCGCTCGCGCAGTTCCAGGGGCTGCTCGCGCGCACGCCCCTCACCGACAAGCCGCTGGACGACATCGAGGCGCTGGAGCAGCGCGCGCTCAGCCAGTACCTCTTCGGCTCCACCAACCAGGACCCCGGCGCCCGGGGCACGTCGCCCACGGACACGCACAGCGGCGGCGCGCGGCTGCAGATCATCCGCCGGCTGGGGCAGGGCGGCATGGCGGAGGTCTTCCTCGCCAAGCAGCAGGGCGTGAAGGGCTTCGAGAAGTTCGTGGTGATGAAGAAGATTCTCGCGCAGTTCGCGGAGAATCCTGAGTTCGTCGACATGCTCTTCGCGGAGGCCCGCGCCAACGCGCGCCTCACGCACCCCAACGTCGTCCAGACCTTCGACGTGGGCGTGACGGACGGCGTGGCGTACATCCTGATGGAGTACGTGCGCGGCCCGGACCTCAAGCGCCTCATCACGGAGCTGCGCCGCAAGGGCATGGCGCTGCCGCTGGAGCACGCGCTGCGCATCGTGGCGGAGGTGGCCGCGGGCCTGCATTACGCGCACAGCTACGTGGACCCGTCCGGCACGGCGCACCCGGTGGTGCACCGCGACGTCAGTCCCCACAACGTGCTGGTGTCGCTGGACGGCGCCATCAAGCTGTCGGACTTCGGCATCGCCAAGGTGCAGGGCGAGGAGCACACGCAGGCGGGCGTCATCAAGGGAAAGATTTCGTACCTCTCCCCGGAGGCCGCCAGCGGCCGCCCGCTGGACTGGCGCAACGACGTGTTCGCGCTGGGCGTGGTGCTCTTCGAGCTGCTCACCGGCCAGCTGCCCTTCCGCCGGGACCACGACGCGGCGACGCTCGCGGCCATCGTGCGCGAGCCCGCGCCGGTGCCCTCGCAGCTGCGGCCCCACATTCCGCAGGACGTGTCGGACCTCATCCTGCGCGCGCTGGTGAAGGACCCGGCGCGGCGCACGCCCTCCGCCGCGGCGATGCGCGAGGAGATTGAAGCCGTCATCGCGCACCACCGGCTGTCCTCGTCGCCCGCGTCGGTGGCGCAGTTCTTCAAGGAGGCGCTGGGCGACCGGCTCACCGAGTACGCGCCGTCGTCCATCTCCGGCTCGGGGACGGGCTCCAACCCCCGTGCGCTGATGCCGGGGACGGGCTCGCACTCGCGCAACCTGGGGACGGGCTCGGGCTCGGGCAGCGACATGCGGGCCCCGTCGGACCTGTCCCGGCCGCCCGCGCGTGGCGGTTCCGGCAGCATGCCCCGGATGGAGCCGCCCCCGGTGGCCGCTCCGCCGGAGCCCGCCGACCGTGGCACGGAGGTCGTCTCCGTCGCCGACCCCACGCGTCCCCCGGCCGCGCCGCCCGTGGCCGCGCCCGCGCAGCGTCCCTCGCGCCCGGCCGCGCCCGCGCCCGGGTCGTCGCTGCCGCCGCCCACCGCCGTGCGGCCGGCCGCCTCCGCCAACGTGCCCACGCGCGTGGGGCCTCCGCCGCAGCGTCCGTCGGTGTCGGTGCCCTCCGTCGCGCCCCTGACCTCGGCCCCTCCGCCGCCGCCCCCCGCGGCCATGTCCGTGCAGCCTGGCGGCACCCACGCGCAATACGCGGCGCCTCCCGCGCCTCAGCCGGGGACCCCTTCGCCGCCGCCGACGGGCACCCACGCGGCCTATCCTCCGCCGGGGGCCGCTCCGCCGCAGCCCGTGGCCGCTCCGCCGCTCCCGCCGGTGACCCCCATCGCGACGCCCGTGCGCCCTCCGGTGGCGCCCGTGGCCGCGCCGCCGGCCCCCGTCCACGCGGTGGCGTCCACGGCCCAGGCCCCCGCCGCCACGGCGGGCGGGAAGGGGCTCACGCCCGGTCAGCGCAAGGGGCTCATCGTGGGCGGTGTGGGCCTGGTGCTCGCGGGGCTCGCGCTGGTGTTCCTCCTGCCCAAGGGCGGTGTGGAGGTGCGCAACGCCCAGGAGGGCGAGCGCGTCTACCTGTCCGGCGTCCTGCTGGATCCGAACTCCGGTCTGCCGGAGGACCCCTCGGGCTGGCTCGTCTCCACCGCGGTGGACGGCAAGCTGCACCGCTTCGGCAAGGTGCCCAAGTCAGAGCACATCGACCTGCGCACGCTCGCGGACGCCGCGCCCCAGGCGGATGCCCGGGGCACGCTCAGCGTCACCGGCGCCCAGGGGTGCCGCGTGTCACTGGGCTCGCAGGTGCTGGAGGGCCAGACGCCGCTGTCCAGCCAGATGCCCGCGGGGCGCGAGTTCGAGGTGCGCGTCACCTGCGGCGGCAAGCCGGACGTCGTCCGCTGGGTGATGGCCGTGCCCGGCCAGGGCGTCGCGCTGGACGTGCCCTGA